A window of Sulfuricurvum sp. contains these coding sequences:
- a CDS encoding YifB family Mg chelatase-like AAA ATPase yields the protein MKQLLCATFEGIDAQTVEVQFSATKGLPAFTIVGMANTAIAESKERVKSALLSNAFTFPPKRLTINLAPSDIRKEGSHFDLAIATLIALGESSAALDDWYVFGELGLDGKVSENTLLYPIILSLANQGLITKAIVPTESLEKLSRIPNIAFYGVATLNQTLEILQHDAPTPHTQISAFTFPTLTYNENNYFYHQHYPLDFAEIKGQEHAKRAALICAAGMHNLVLEGSPGSGKSMIAKRLQHILPPLHNDEMLECAKLEILDGKEPSFTPLRPFRAPHHTSTPSSIFGGGSHKAQIGEVGLAHGGMLFFDELPHFPKNILEALREPLEDQHIRISRVNSKVTYAADFLFVAAMNPCPCGNLLSKTTPCRCSDLEISRYRSRLSDPFLDRIDLFIQMHPSSSEDKPSYTSQQLHEQVRNAFIRQKERGQKRLNGSLSDREISEYCVLDEDAQTIIDQAIGRFGLSFRAVGRILKVARTIADLAQSNRIEKGHILEALSYRKR from the coding sequence ATGAAACAACTACTCTGTGCTACCTTCGAGGGGATTGATGCACAAACCGTCGAAGTACAATTTAGTGCTACCAAAGGGCTACCAGCATTCACCATCGTAGGGATGGCAAATACCGCTATAGCTGAATCCAAAGAGCGGGTTAAATCAGCACTTTTGAGCAATGCATTCACCTTTCCTCCCAAGCGACTTACCATTAATCTCGCCCCCAGCGATATCCGTAAAGAGGGGTCACATTTTGACCTTGCCATTGCCACCCTTATCGCCTTGGGAGAGAGTTCTGCAGCTCTCGATGATTGGTATGTATTTGGCGAACTGGGATTGGATGGAAAAGTGAGCGAAAATACCCTCCTCTACCCCATCATCCTCTCACTTGCCAATCAAGGACTCATCACCAAAGCCATCGTCCCTACCGAATCACTGGAGAAACTCTCCCGCATCCCCAATATTGCTTTTTACGGAGTAGCTACCCTCAATCAAACATTGGAAATTCTCCAGCACGACGCACCGACACCCCATACTCAAATTTCTGCTTTTACATTTCCCACATTAACCTATAACGAAAACAATTATTTCTATCACCAACACTATCCCCTCGATTTTGCAGAGATAAAAGGGCAAGAGCACGCCAAACGCGCCGCACTCATCTGCGCTGCTGGAATGCATAATCTGGTTTTAGAAGGCTCTCCTGGGAGCGGAAAATCGATGATTGCCAAACGTCTTCAACATATCCTCCCCCCACTGCACAATGATGAGATGTTAGAATGTGCTAAACTTGAAATTCTTGATGGTAAAGAGCCATCCTTTACCCCTCTACGCCCCTTTAGAGCCCCTCACCATACCTCGACACCCTCCAGTATCTTCGGTGGAGGATCGCACAAAGCACAAATCGGTGAAGTGGGATTAGCACACGGAGGGATGCTCTTTTTTGATGAACTTCCCCATTTTCCTAAAAATATCCTCGAAGCACTACGTGAACCCCTCGAAGATCAACATATCCGCATATCCCGTGTCAATTCAAAAGTGACCTATGCCGCCGATTTTCTCTTTGTTGCGGCGATGAATCCCTGTCCGTGCGGAAATTTACTCAGCAAAACGACCCCGTGCCGATGCTCCGATTTGGAAATCAGCCGTTATCGCTCACGCCTCTCCGACCCCTTTTTAGATCGAATCGATCTTTTTATCCAAATGCACCCAAGCAGTTCAGAAGACAAACCCTCCTACACCTCACAACAGCTCCACGAGCAAGTACGCAATGCTTTTATTCGTCAAAAAGAACGGGGACAGAAACGGCTGAACGGATCACTGAGTGATCGTGAAATAAGTGAGTATTGTGTGTTAGACGAGGATGCTCAAACCATTATAGATCAGGCGATAGGACGTTTTGGACTTTCATTTCGAGCCGTCGGAAGAATATTAAAAGTGGCACGAACTATTGCAGATTTAGCACAGAGTAATCGTATAGAAAAAGGGCATATTCTTGAAGCGTTGAGCTATCGAAAGCGATAG
- a CDS encoding YeiH family protein produces the protein MPFSPAKRKDTLSGIVFVAIFAAAATMIADLSFVKNMGISPLVVGIVLGIFYANTLHSKTPTGWEGGITFSGKKILRFAIVFYGFRITFQQIAEVGIQGFMVSLLVLSSTMMLGIWLGTKLFKMDRDTAILTASGASVCGAAAVLATEPVLKSEDYKTAVAVSMVVLFGTISMFLYPVLYATIIQPATGFLHMEPSTFGMYVGGTIHEVAQVVAVPASVPGAGESMANTAVIVKMTRVIMIAPMLIVLGLVMSMMAKRSGSEGGKLQLVIPWFAVYFIGMAGLNSLIHNYTLTAPVEMADMIKGIIGNINLIDTFLLTMAMSALGMGTRFAKFKGLGLAPLYTAGSMFLWLVVGGFVITQWVVVTF, from the coding sequence ATGCCTTTTTCACCTGCAAAGCGCAAAGATACCCTCAGCGGTATTGTTTTTGTTGCTATTTTTGCTGCCGCAGCAACCATGATTGCTGATTTGAGTTTTGTTAAAAATATGGGGATATCGCCGTTGGTTGTCGGGATTGTGTTGGGGATATTTTATGCCAATACCCTTCACTCCAAAACTCCGACGGGATGGGAAGGTGGTATCACTTTCTCGGGTAAAAAAATCCTCCGCTTTGCGATTGTATTTTATGGATTTCGTATCACGTTTCAACAAATTGCCGAAGTAGGAATCCAAGGATTTATGGTCTCATTGCTCGTCCTCTCGTCGACTATGATGTTAGGGATTTGGTTGGGGACGAAACTTTTCAAAATGGATAGAGATACCGCGATTTTGACCGCTTCAGGGGCATCAGTTTGTGGTGCAGCGGCAGTTTTGGCGACGGAACCGGTCCTTAAAAGTGAAGATTATAAAACTGCGGTTGCAGTTTCAATGGTTGTCCTTTTTGGGACGATTTCGATGTTTTTGTATCCTGTGTTGTATGCGACGATTATTCAGCCAGCCACGGGCTTTTTGCACATGGAGCCCTCTACGTTTGGGATGTATGTCGGCGGAACGATTCATGAAGTAGCCCAAGTGGTTGCAGTTCCCGCATCGGTTCCGGGCGCGGGTGAGAGCATGGCAAATACCGCTGTTATTGTCAAAATGACACGGGTTATTATGATTGCACCAATGTTGATTGTTTTGGGATTGGTGATGAGTATGATGGCAAAACGCTCCGGTAGCGAGGGGGGAAAATTACAGCTCGTTATCCCATGGTTTGCCGTCTATTTTATCGGTATGGCGGGATTAAACTCTTTGATTCATAACTATACCCTCACTGCCCCTGTTGAAATGGCGGATATGATAAAAGGGATTATCGGCAACATCAATCTCATCGATACGTTCTTGCTCACCATGGCGATGAGTGCACTGGGGATGGGGACACGATTTGCGAAGTTTAAAGGGTTGGGTCTTGCACCGCTCTATACTGCTGGATCGATGTTTTTGTGGCTTGTTGTGGGTGGATTTGTTATTACCCAATGGGTTGTCGTGACGTTTTGA